The genomic stretch TATCGCCGCAATCCCCCTTCGAGCGGATCTGCGCCACCCGCTGATGTTTCAGAACTATGGCATGGCGAAGCGGCGGGTAGCGAGGCGGACGCCTGTACTACCGCGCTGGTTTCACCTCAAGCGGAAGACGCAGCGCATCGCTAGCCTCTGACCTATTGGGGGTAGATCGGGCTGACAGCCGGTCCTGAGACGAGACATAACGCACTAAATATGTTATGAATCCATCGATCGCACGACGAGTGTTTAGCGACGCCGACGAGGTGTTGAATAAGGAGAGGAACATGGCGATCGGGATGCCTAGTCGGCGTATCGCCTTCTACGGACCATGGTCGCGACGGCGATCATGGGCTATGCGGCGGGGTTCACGGATATCGCCCACGCCTTGGCGCCTAGAACACGGACCGCGGGCCCGGGGGTGCGGACGTGGAAGGAGGTCTTTCTGGGTCTGCTCGGCGAGACCTTTGTCGTTGTCAGCGAGGATCGCAAGAAAAGGGTACGGATGAAATTATCCGATGTCTATGACATCTATGAAACTGCCGAGACCGAACAGTTTTCTCTGGTGTTTCGCGCGCCGCTCGGGGCGAAGCTGCCGAAGGGCATGTATAGTATACGCCACCGCCAGGCCGGCAAGACTACACTGTACTTACAGCCTAGCGGTGCGGACGAATTTAACCGCTATTATGAGGCGCCTTTTAACCTGTTGCCATAGCGTTATCGGTCCCCGCCTGTCCGTAACCATCCCACCCCCGACGTCCAGAAATAGCTCAAAGGTGCCCGAGCGCGGATGCTCGAAAGTGCTCAGTGCCTTATGTCTCCTGTCAGGACCGGCTGTCAGCCTGATCTACCCCCATTAGTTCATGGCTAGCGGCGCGCTGCGTCTTCCACAATGAGGTTGAAGCCGGCGCTGTAGTACAGGCCGTCCGTCTCGCTACCCGCCGCTTCCAGAAATAGCTCAAAGGTGCCCGAGCGCGGGTGCTCGAAAGTGTATACCCCGGGGCGATCGGGAGGGCCTTGGAAACGCGCCGAGAAGGTCTCGGTGTGGGTATCTTGGTGCCGTTCGGAGACCTCGATCAAGCGCAGGGACACAACCTCGCGTGCACCCCTGCCGCCATAGACCCGGAACCGCTCTCCGATATAGGCTCGGAAGCTATCGTAGCTCGGCGATCGGCTCATGGCCGCGGCCGCCGCCTGTACCGGGGGCACGCTCAGCATCACCAGGATCGCCACAAGGCGGACGCATGGCGCGCCGGATCGGGCCGCGATCGGGGCTGATGGCTTAGGCATGTCTTTCGGCGGATCGAAAGCAAGGGTAGGGTGCGCTGTGCACGCCGAGAAACCGGTCGTGCGCGTTCAATAGGTATCGACCGCTGAATGCCGCCCGGGTGGGTAAACAGCGCCTCGGCGCGAACGTGTGGGCGCGAGCGGAAGCATCTGCGTGCGCACTCCGCTTGCTACCAGAGGCGTTCCGAATCCAGAATGAACCCTCGTAGGACAGGCGCACCCGAAAGCGTGGTGGGATGGTCCAGGCATTCCATTTGGGTGTTGGGGCGATAGACGTACACCATTCTGTCATCCGGATCGATGAGCCATCCCAACTGTGCGCCATTGGCCATATACTCTTCGAGTTTGGCCTGCAAAGCGCTCAAGTCATCCGAGGGTGAGCGCAGCTCCGCGACAAAATCGGGACATAGAGGCGGGAAACCTTCCCGTTCCGCCGTGCTCAACCGTTCCCAGCGGGAACGCCTCACCCAGGCGAGATCGGGCGAGCGCTTCGCCCCGTTAGGCAGCGTGAAACCCGTGGACGAGTCGAAGCCTATACCGGTACCGTCGCGTTCTACCCATTCACCAAACACCGCCGTCAGGTTGAAACTGCGGCGGCCCGTCTCTCCCCCGGTGGGCGGCATGATGATCAGGTCTCCCTCGCGGGTGCGCTCGATGCGCAGATCGCTATTCAACTGACAAAGCTTGGTGAAGTCCTCGTCATTCATCGTGTTGACGAACGGGCCGAAATTCACCACGAGCGGTTGGGCTCGCGCCGCGATAATGACGGTGGCGGACATGGGTGTGCTGGCCGTTGCAGTGTGCTCAGCCCTTGGGGGCAGATATGAAACTCATGAGTCGAATTTCACTCAAGAACGCTTCGGCCATCCAGTCCTCCTCTCAAGCCGTTCCGAAGAGTCGCGACAGATCCACCTCGACCCCCGGCAGCGCCTTGGGCGCCAGCGCGCCCGACGGCCGCACGCGACGCTCGTTGCGATACCGCCCGTCCGCCGGTGTCTCGAATACCGTAAGCGTCCGGCCTTCCACATCGATGAGCCACACCTCCGGGATACCGTGGCGGGCATAGAGCGGGATCTTCATCTCGCGGTCGTAGCGCAGGGTGGTATCCGCGACCTCGACGATCAGGAGCACCTCGTCCGCGCGCGGCAGGGCCAGCGCGTAGAAATCGTCCCGCGGTTGGATGAGCGCCAGATCCGGTTCAGGCTCGGAGTGCTCCCCGAGGATGATGGGGTTCTGAACGGAGACAATGGCGCGGCCCGCCACTGCCTGCACGAACAACATGTTGGCGCGGGTAACGATGGCCGCGTGCCGGCTCCCAATCGGTGCCATGGCGATGATCTCCCCCTCGATCAGTTCCAACCGGCCCTCGACCGGGAGGATGCCGACTTCGCCCATGCGGTGAAAATCATGCACCGTCAGGCGGTGTCTCTGGTACAGATCGAGGGCGGGGCTGGACATGCCGACGTGTCCTACAAAGCGTAATGTTCGAAGTCTAGCACGATGTGGTTCGGACCACTCGGTTGAACGGCGTGAACCTGGGGCGAGTGCCTGTGTCGCGGTTGGCATACGTACTCCGCGCATCGACCGCAGATTGTACGATCCAGCCCATCCCCGAGGCCAGTGGGGAGGGGGGATCCGGAACCCTTACCGTGTTAGAGAAACGGCAGGTATCGAGTGGTAGTCTTGATGGTCCCCCGAGCGCCGTCCTACCCTCGCGGCGGAAACACCCCCTGAAGCGCAATGCAGAAGTAGAAGGTCAGGTACGGCTGCAGGTTGTTGTGGGGCTGGTCGCCGCCGGCGGGGGACAAGGCGCTGGGGTTCATACTTACGAGATTCGTGTTGGTTGTGGTCTGATACAGCGTCCCGCCTACGGAGTTGGCAAGGGTGACGCCCGGGGTGAATGAGCCCTGCACGCCGTCTTCGGTCGAGGCCATCAGGGTGTGGCTGTGGGCAGGGATCTCTGATTCGAGCAGGGTCACGGTCTCTGCACCGCCGGTTTCGCCTAGGTCATGCAGCGACAGACCGGGGCCGTGGCCGGGATGCATGGGCGCCCTACCCTGGAGGTCCGGAAGCGCAAAATTGCTCTTGCCGTCCCCACCGTAGGTCGTGCCCAGTAGTGAGAACAGTGCCGTGTTCTGTGATAGTGGCATGAGTTGCCCGTCGCACCACGCCCAGCCTTTTGGGGCAAAATTGAATGGGAAAATCCTGATCTCAGCAACAAACGGGTCGGCCATGACTTGCTCCTCGACTAGAGGGTTGACATGTATCAGTTTTCTGTACGTGAAATAGCATCAGCTTTTTTACGCGCCTTCAGAGCGCCCCCTGCCTATGTTGGCGACGGGAAAATGCCGAAAAGCGAAATAATGAAGTTGATGCACAGATAGGGCTGAAAATTAGTGTGTGGCTGGCTGCCTCCTACCGGCGCTATGGCGGTTAGAGCCATAGCCGCATTGGCGGTCTCCGGCGCGTAGGGCGTGATCACCGTCGAGTTGGCCAGGACACCCCCTGCTGGGCTTGCCTGCGAGCCATTCACCTGTGCGCCGAGCAAAGCGTGGCTGTGTGCGGGGATCTGAGCGACCGTCAGCGTGATCTCCTCCGTACCGCCGGTCTCAGCCAGGATGAAGCCGTTGCCCTGGTGGATCGGGATCCGTCCACGTAGATCGGGCAATGCGAAGGTACTCTGCCCGTCGCCGCCGTACGTTGTCCCGATGAGCTGAAAGAGCGTCTCGTTCTCTGCGATGGGCAACAATTGCCCCTCGCAGAACATCCACCCCGCTGGCGCGAAGTTCCCCGCGAACATGCGAATTTCACCCACGTACGGTTGTGCCATGATCGTTTCCCCCTCAAGCCCACATTCTCATGCCCAAAGTCTGCCTTAGTTCGGGCTCGGAAAAATCCCCTGCAACGCAATAGAGAACGTCAGGGTCAAGAATGGCTGCATATTGACGTGTGCCTGGCTGCCGCCAACATTGGCAACGCTCGTTGGAATCAGCGCTCCCAGGCTTGCCGTATTTTGTGAATACACGTTGCCTGGCTCCTGGGCCAAGAGATTGCCGCCGGCTTGTGTCCGTGGATTGACCGAGTTGCCGATGGCGCTCGACCCATTTAGGACATGGACATGTTCCGGCAACTCGGCGATGGACAGCGTATGGGCCTGTTCGCCGCCGCGCTCGCCGAGCGTGTGTCCTGAGCCAACGTGGATCGGCGCCCTCGCGCGCAGGTCCGGCAGCGCGAAATTCACCCGGCCGTCACCACCGAAAGTCGTGCCCAGTAATGAGAACAACGCCTGGTTCTGGTTGATCGGCAAGAGCTGCCCGTTACGCAACGCCCAGCCTTTGGGGCTGAACGCAAAGCTCATGATGCGGATCTCTGATAAAAACGGTTCTGCCATAGAATCCTCTTTACCCGATTGCTATTTCAGTTCGTTTTCTACTATCTTCCGAATTCTACCCCTGCCCGGGTTCTTGTCGCCCGGA from Pseudomonadota bacterium encodes the following:
- a CDS encoding Uma2 family endonuclease codes for the protein MSATVIIAARAQPLVVNFGPFVNTMNDEDFTKLCQLNSDLRIERTREGDLIIMPPTGGETGRRSFNLTAVFGEWVERDGTGIGFDSSTGFTLPNGAKRSPDLAWVRRSRWERLSTAEREGFPPLCPDFVAELRSPSDDLSALQAKLEEYMANGAQLGWLIDPDDRMVYVYRPNTQMECLDHPTTLSGAPVLRGFILDSERLW
- a CDS encoding Uma2 family endonuclease, coding for MSSPALDLYQRHRLTVHDFHRMGEVGILPVEGRLELIEGEIIAMAPIGSRHAAIVTRANMLFVQAVAGRAIVSVQNPIILGEHSEPEPDLALIQPRDDFYALALPRADEVLLIVEVADTTLRYDREMKIPLYARHGIPEVWLIDVEGRTLTVFETPADGRYRNERRVRPSGALAPKALPGVEVDLSRLFGTA
- a CDS encoding tail fiber protein, which translates into the protein MADPFVAEIRIFPFNFAPKGWAWCDGQLMPLSQNTALFSLLGTTYGGDGKSNFALPDLQGRAPMHPGHGPGLSLHDLGETGGAETVTLLESEIPAHSHTLMASTEDGVQGSFTPGVTLANSVGGTLYQTTTNTNLVSMNPSALSPAGGDQPHNNLQPYLTFYFCIALQGVFPPRG
- a CDS encoding tail fiber protein: MAQPYVGEIRMFAGNFAPAGWMFCEGQLLPIAENETLFQLIGTTYGGDGQSTFALPDLRGRIPIHQGNGFILAETGGTEEITLTVAQIPAHSHALLGAQVNGSQASPAGGVLANSTVITPYAPETANAAMALTAIAPVGGSQPHTNFQPYLCINFIISLFGIFPSPT
- a CDS encoding tail fiber protein, producing MAEPFLSEIRIMSFAFSPKGWALRNGQLLPINQNQALFSLLGTTFGGDGRVNFALPDLRARAPIHVGSGHTLGERGGEQAHTLSIAELPEHVHVLNGSSAIGNSVNPRTQAGGNLLAQEPGNVYSQNTASLGALIPTSVANVGGSQAHVNMQPFLTLTFSIALQGIFPSPN